One window from the genome of Saccharomyces mikatae IFO 1815 strain IFO1815 genome assembly, chromosome: 4 encodes:
- the CPR5 gene encoding peptidylprolyl isomerase family protein CPR5 (similar to Saccharomyces cerevisiae CPR5 (YDR304C) and CPR2 (YHR057C); ancestral locus Anc_5.323), which yields MKLQFLSIITLFACLFTTTIFAKEETPEDPEITHKVYFEINHGDEKIGRIVMGLYGLTTPQTVENFYQLTISTDPKMGYLNSIFHRVIPNFMIQGGDFTHRSGIGGKSIFGNTFKDENFDVKHNKPGRLSMANRGKNTNGSQFFITTVPCPWLDGKHVVFGEVLEGMDVVHYIENVKTDSRNMPVKEVVIVESGELETVPLSKQDAAKLQEQIRAEASEEAHDEL from the coding sequence ATGAAACTACAGTTTTTATCCATCATCACTTTATTTGCTTGTTTATTCACGACCACCATCTTTGCTAAAGAAGAGACACCAGAGGACCCCGAGATCACACATAAAGTGTATTTCGAAATTAACCATGGTGATGAAAAGATCGGTCGTATTGTCATGGGATTGTATGGTCTCACCACACCTCAAACTGTTGagaatttttatcaattgaCCATTTCCACGGACCCCAAGATGGGCTACTTGAATTCTATCTTCCATCGTGTGATTCCTAATTTCATGATTCAAGGCGGTGATTTCACTCACAGGTCTGGTATCGGTGGTAAATCCATCTTCGGTAACACTTTCAAAGACGAAAATTTTGATGTCAAGCATAACAAGCCTGGCAGATTGTCTATGGCCAATCGTGGAAAAAACACCAACGGATCacaattcttcatcaccaCTGTTCCATGTCCATGGCTTGATGGGAAACACGTTGTCTTCGGAGAAGTCTTAGAGGGTATGGATGTGGTTCACTACATTGAAAACGTGAAGACTGACAGTAGAAATATGCCCGTGAAGGAAGTTGTCATCGTGGAAAGTGGTGAGTTGGAAACTGTTCCTTTGAGCAAGCAAGACGCCGCTAAGCTGCAGGAACAGATCAGAGCGGAAGCTAGTGAAGAGGCTCACGATGAGTTATAA
- the HNT2 gene encoding bis(5'-adenosyl)-triphosphatase (similar to Saccharomyces cerevisiae HNT2 (YDR305C)), protein MILSKTRKSISMNKPIYFSKFLVTEQVFYKSKYTYALVNLKPIVPGHILIVPLRTTVLTLSDLTVPESQDYFNTLQLIHRFIKWQYKADSINVAIQDGPEAGQSVPHLHTHIIPRYKINNVGDLIYDKLDHWDGNGTLVDWQARRDDYLGVGGRQARKNKSALATADGDEPFQGPNVLKPDSQRKVRSLIEMKKEVQDLQSRLEEFVASSPDLKQWL, encoded by the exons ATGATCTTAAGCAAAACAAGGAAAAGTATAAGCATGAATAAGCCAATATATTTCAGCAAGTTTCTAGTGACTGAGCAAGTTTTTTAC AAATCAAAATACACCTATGCATTGGTGAACTTAAAACCAATTGTACCGGGTCATATATTGATTGTTCCATTGAGAACCACGGTGTTAACCTTATCGGATCTGACTGTGCCTGAATCCCAAGATTATTTCAACACCCTGCAATTAATCCATAGGTTTATTAAATGGCAATATAAGGCGGATTCAATTAATGTTGCCATCCAAGACGGGCCTGAAGCTGGCCAGTCAGTTCCTCACTTGCACACACACATTATACCACGTTATAAGATAAATAATGTGGGAGATTTGATATACGATAAACTAGACCATTGGGATGGCAATGGTACTTTGGTCGATTGGCAAGCAAGACGGGATGATTATTTAGGAGTCGGTGGTAGACAGgcaagaaagaacaagtCTGCACTGGCCACTGCGGACGGGGACGAACCTTTTCAAGGCCCTAATGTCTTGAAGCCAGACAGCCAAAGGAAGGTGAGATCTCTAAtcgaaatgaaaaaagaggTTCAAGATCTTCAAAGCAGACTAGAAGAGTTCGTAGCTTCAAGTCCTGATTTAAAACAGTGGCTATAG